One Oceanicoccus sagamiensis genomic region harbors:
- the apaG gene encoding Co2+/Mg2+ efflux protein ApaG — MLTDNPISIHVDTQFIPQQSSPEEQRFAFAYTITISNHGVEPVKLISRHWIITDGNAKVEEVRGDGVVGDQPTIKPGHSYRYTSGALLETAVGTMEGSYQMESASGTAFDAPIPQFSLIHPGSLH, encoded by the coding sequence ATGCTAACCGATAACCCCATCAGTATTCATGTGGACACGCAATTTATTCCACAACAGTCCAGCCCGGAAGAACAGCGCTTCGCTTTTGCCTATACGATTACCATTAGCAACCACGGCGTTGAACCGGTAAAACTTATCAGTCGCCATTGGATTATTACTGACGGCAATGCCAAAGTAGAAGAAGTGCGCGGCGATGGTGTTGTCGGCGACCAACCGACCATTAAACCCGGCCATAGCTATCGCTATACCAGCGGCGCACTATTAGAAACCGCCGTTGGCACCATGGAAGGCAGCTACCAGATGGAAAGCGCATCCGGCACGGCCTTTGATGCCCCCATCCCGCAATTCTCACTGATTCACCCGGGGTCACTGCATTAA